CTCCCACcctattttgatggaaatttattcggtaaatctgatgaaatttcaattgaatttgtTTCTCCAGTGTTTACTTTACTCCTTCAAAGATTCAACTtcattatcaacatttttagaatgttaaGGAACATAAAGTGAAATGATTGATATCAGAGCTTCCAGCCTTTGACTTCATTTTCAAGACTTCTGTACACAacaatctcaaaattttcctcTTCTATATCCATAATTCCATCAATTCCGCTCCAATTTCTACACCGAAAAGCTTTTCCCTCGATGCTCGCAAATCAAACAGCACGGCGAGATCTTTGTCTTTAAATTATATTATGACGCGCAAAAGGAATAATCATTTATCCCACACACTCATCAAGAAAACTAAAACCCGTATAGAATTTCACATCGCTTGGTAAAACTTTCCATTTCATCGTCACCGTCTCAGAAACGACGAGCcatacaaagttgaaaaattacttatctCAGTTACATTATTATAATACATCAGGATGGCGGCGATGGCAGCAGCaccaacaacatactaaaaagaCGCGTAATTATCCTAAACACCCATTTGGTGAAAACTTCGGGCTAACCTTGAGCTATAAGTTCACGGCTACAAAGAGGAAAAGAGCGAGCGAAAAATACAACAAGGTAAAAGAGGAAAAGCAGATAAAAATGTACGACAAGGCGAATCACTTAAATggttcaacttttgagaaacTTTTCCTCTTGTAGTTTGGAAATTTAGCTCAAATTAAAACGTCAAGACATCTTGGTAAAAATACCTCGTCAGTTTTTCGCCGCTATCTTACCCCGCAAAGTCGTCGTGGCATCGTTaataaatgctaaaaaaaattttccaacttataATTGGATAATATTTCtgtagtgaaatgaaaaaaaaaaaaaaccgaaacccCTGGAAATCGCATGAATATTATTACACGTCGCctttgcataaaatttcacctTATCCTGCTCACCACTCATCTCGCAGTCGCAGATTACCTCTCCTGCTCCCCTTCTAAACCAACTCTTCGTTCTTcgtctttaagaaaaaatgaataaaaaactaGGTCTAATCGAGAATAACATCATTAAGTTGAGAAAATATACACGAAATCATTTACTGTGGTCTTTTTAGCCTCTATCGTAATTACACGTCGTTTATCATACCGAGCGtaagaaatcaaatttaaatCAAGGCTCAGCTCTCGAGCTCGTTCTAGATTTTCTGCTTACAATCGCTATAAGCTTATAGGAAACCCTGACTACCTATACGAACACGAATAaaaattccatctttttttAACACCTCTGCGGACCCTTTTCAATTGCTCAAAAACTAATTCCGAcgaataaatttccaatatCGAGCCAATGGCCACACGTACAATTGCCCGAAACCCGAACGACCGCACAACGTTCTAGTTTTCGGCGTTCCAAACTAATAAATTAACTCTGTAATAATACGAAATAGCAACTGTACCTTCGCTCATTTCTCTTTCCCTTCGCTCGACCCggacgataattttttttaccgcaTTAACTTAATTTACAACTGGAAAGATAGCATCGCGCCTCGGACAATTTACGATCGTGTAGAATATATTTATGGCGGAATTTCTCGCGTCGACTTACCTACCAGATGGAGATTTTTCTGCCAATTTCTGCTCTACCTATTTTTCCAACGCATAGGTACAATCTATCAGGACACCAGCTGTaatgagaaaaatcacaattcaatTAATAAATACGTTCGAATATACCAAACAGGAAAAATAATTACGAAATGGATGTGAAATGAACAGACGATGGTATTAGATCAAATCAATTCAACCCTTATCCCCTCGAAAAGTCGAAACGTCATTTTGGAACGTGAGATTCGGTGATGGAATATTGCCTTAAATCAGAAATATGGTCAATTTCCCCAACTAATTTCCCTCTCATTGTACAATgagcatttcaaatttcacaaaattgaaaaattctgagtgGAACTACTTATTATGTGTCGAATACTCGGATAGGATGAATTCGAATGCATCTTTCGACACAGATACTCATTTAATATAACAAGAGACCAATTACATATCATCTCTACAATTCCTGTAGTTGTAAAATATTCACCGTCAAATCcaccttttctcaaaaaaaaaataaataaataagtaaactTTGGTAATTGCTCGACTATGAAAACTATTTAGCAATCATTTAGTGGATAAACAGATTACACAACTGCAATCACAATCGAAATAGTTTCTATGGTATTTACATAAGACTCGTACGAACACTACACACCAATACCagataaattattgttttgttgGTTTcaataattatgcaaaaaaaaaaaaagtccaaaaaaatcattttgttgaattttacatacctacaaaCGTTGTAACGTTACCACAGCCttatatacgtagacgtacctactaTCACAATAATGATGTTTCAATCGTTtgccatactttttttttcatttttgtgattcGGGTACGTtattctttttaaatattttcatggtTCAGGTAATTCTGTTATTTATTAATATAATTGATGATTTCACAATGTAAATCTTTACAGTGCGAGCTGATCAATGACCCAACGATAAAACCATCGAAAGATTTTAATGCCAAGACTGACGCCGAAACTGTAGCAGCCGGTCATGAAAAGGACATTGCTCGTATGATATTTCACCGAACTTACGCCGAACGAAAAGAAATAGCAGATTATTACGATAAAAACACGAGTTCTCAATCTGGAAAATCTTTCATCAAAGCTATCATAGCTTCTTCGTCTGAAACTAGTTTGGATGCTTTGTATATCATGGCGTTGGTACCTGCAGATGAAATATTAGCCAACTGCCTTCATGATAATATCCATCACAAGCACAGTCCAGAAGTAGGAGCTATAGAGGAGATCGTCTGTGCAAATGATAAAGGAATGAAGGAtctcataaataaaaaataccaaacaagTAAAGTCATCTAATTGTAAACGTTAAtatcgtcaaaaaaattgaaaaaaattctaatccaaatgagaaaaagtgaatttttaataatgtatgaagtttgaaaaaaaaaaactttatttctaGGGTTTGGAAAGTCTGTTGAGGATGAATTGGCACGGTTCAAAGAAGACGATAAAGCCTATCAGGACGTCATACAAAAGTACTGCTGGGTAAGTGGATTTATGAGAAATAGCTCGTGTATATGATGTGCACTATGAGGATTGAGGACTATATTCTGTGCGTAGAAAGGATTATGCCaagataaaaaaatcactccaGAGGATGCAGACAAGGAAGCTAAAGCATTACGAAATATTAGTcccaaaaaaagtaagaatttcaTAGTTCAAACAAAAAAGTATGCGCTTGTATCTTAATTTTCTCACTTTACAGAACAAACggatttcaaaaacaaactaATCGAGCTACTTGATAAGTATTGCGAACTAGACCTCAAACAAATCTTCCAAAAATATCGTCAAGGTGATGACGGCATTGATGGTGCTGTTGGCGACGCATTCGAAGTTGATAGGCAGCGAAGAGCTTATTACTATTTAGGTACAATAATTCTACTTTTAAGCATCCCCTCTACAATATTgaagacaaaaaaatatcacttctGATTCTGAACTGACACAAGAGGGataaaattagctcgaaaagtttcaaaacgtagttttcatatcgttccgactctcaaaaattctgaaacaaaaatatattatggacaacttttcatgctgaacaacatattaaaaaattgagatggcgttatttcgtaaagtcgattcagaaaattgaaagattgcgaaaaaatgggattttttaaatttaaaacatgaaaaaaagttttgattggtgaacttgacccatttgacccctatttttacatctattctttgaaaaagttgaaaacccctttTCACTCAAcaaaataaactcatcagtctcatcacaaaaaaaaaataaaaaaatgaacgaattttaatttttttgctatgagtgtaatttttatcaactttttcatgaaatacgtcagaaagaggtcaaactaagacaactgaataaatttaaactttttttgatgtttggaattgaaaattgaagtttttcgaattttgatttttttgtgatgagttcatttcattgagtatacctactcgtaaagggggttttcaactttttcaaagaatgtatgtaaaaatagggatcaaatgggtcaacttcaccaatcaaaactttttttcatgttttaaatcaaaaaatcgtattttttcgcaaacaccaaaaagcctttcaaaacccctaactattggaaaaggttccattttggtaggtatcgcggttattgagtcatccactgctgaaatggatgatatttcaagttcactgaaaactatgacaccccctagcatcctttaaaaaagagctagagggctgcgatttgcgccatcgGAAGGtgtttccacaggaaaaatttcaaaaaaaaatcgccgaccccccccctccttaccagttcttggttgaattgacgtggaatgacccatgtaCCTATTCCTCGAAATAGGAGGTTATTTAATCCCTCATTACAAGAATTATGAATTTAATGTGGAATTATTGTTTTTCTCGTTAGTAAGAGCCATAGAAGACATCTGCCAACTTTATGCCTTCGAGTTACGTCATGCAGCGGACGATGCAAGTCACATGCACCTTGATAAAATCAACAGAATAGTTTTGAGCAGATGCGAGCGAGACTTATTCTGCATTAATAAAGCCTATCGCGATGATGGTTACGACACCTTTACTAGTCGTTTAGCGGTGATAATTTACAGAATATTTGCACATTCCTATActgcagtggcgtagccaggattttctcaaggagggggcaaaaccagatttttaggcatgaaaaatcgaaatgaggggcaattttctggaaatctattgtaatgtgtggtgatttcatgaaaatgaaggcaaaattactgctcgagcgaagcgagagcgaaaatttttggaaaaaatgggtccaaacaacgaaaaaacgtccatttctgcatgttttctttcaaattttcgctctcaagggggggccatggcccccttcgccccccccccttggctacgccactgctatACTGAACATACTGACTATTTAACTGTAGCATAAACTGTTGGTTCTAGCTGCAGTAAACTGTGTAGTATCCGGAAGAGATTCTCTATATATAGAATGCATCCGATATCTGTTTGGCAAGCCATAAAATTGTATCGCAAACTCCACAGACGATGGAATAATAACGTGAGACAGACTCCAGTATGAATATTTCATCACCATAATCAtcttatacaatttttttaagatCGTTTAGAAAAATCACTCATAATGTAAACAcaaaacaaataggtaataaaaCACATAAGTATAACTTCGAgttgttttttgtgaaaaatttctacaaagGAGGCTCCCAACTcgcacaaaaattttgaaaccgggcAAAGTCTGAATCAAAAATCacgcaaaaatacatcatcggttaaaattttaggtgctagagagtatttttcgatttttagcgaaattttgaaaatcaaattcgagtgaatcggtttgaaacagttgcaaacaattttgaatagtgttctagagcttccagcaggtatttgaaacttgaaattttcacccgaaattcattctacacctcaatttcaacatgcATGAGTGGACTGGAGATGGTTTtcagttgttttggagcctccagcgactttttggaaacttcagttttccaaaaaaaaaaacgccataaaatctGCCCCACTCAACTTTGCATTATCACAACTGAAAATATCAAAGTTTCCCCAGCGTTTGAcgtaaaaactgaaattcagtttattcctcatttttgacatttcgagTCGATTTCAGGTGGTTTGAAGCTGTAAAGGAAGCTTATGACGACTTTTCGGAAATTCCagtaaaacatttaaaaaatatttttctaaatcgatcgaaagagcCACGAAGATGTTAGATTAGAGTTTATAGGTGCtgcatttcattttcactttatttACCTACAGCATATTTTCTGAAACtgcagaattcaaaaatttgctggaggctctagagcGAGttgaaaccatcatcaatcaaCTTGGGACGTCGAAAATAGGACAcagaccaaatttcagcattctaggtcaatttggtgaaattttgattttttttcaatattcttgagccctttgattctgaaaaattttcaaaaaatctaaaatttatgcTCTTTTTCCTTCTGAGGGAGAAGAAAAATCCCCGAATACGTTTCACCTTATCTGATTATTAGGAGTAAACTTCGCGAGGAGAAGggcgatttttgatttccatcaatttgtttttttttttttttttttttttaatatattgtttAAACAGTCACAAGGTATTAGATACATAAGTGACTTGATATCAGTAAATATACATCTTAAATTAAATCATTGTACTTAATATCTCGAATAAATATTTAAGTAGTTCACAGTTCGGAGTGTCATTGCAGAAatacaaataaatgaaatttatgAGTCCGTAGAATTTCAAAGAGTAATATTTTCCTCCGTATTTCAAATTAGTTctgcatttttctgaaaaatgtccaCTCTTTGGatgacaaatttcatttttaatccaaaaaatttcaaaaaattcgaattttgagagatgaaaaatggtgttttttacGACAAGTCTATCTATTCtttgattttgcaattttaaaatttaaatattgggtaattaaaaattccaatctttGAAAACTTCGACCACCCACACGACATTGACCCATTTCAACGAGACGTTTCATCAAATTTAAGCAAACATCTGGAGGAAATTTACGCGAGAAATTCGTAATCTGGCGAGCTTTCAACTTACAACGatttgaagtaaaatttcaatcctGTTATAATAACAATTCAGCGTACCTACACAAAAGTAgagaaaatttacctaataCGAGATGCTTTCGTGCGGTTCTTCGCTTATAAGATTTCAACTGGAGGAAAATGTGAGGCACGCGTGTGTTTCGTCAGCATAGTAATTCTATGCCACTTGAAAACAACGTGAAAGCATACGCGATAACGATGAAACAAGACGAGACGACCGACAAGAGACTGGCGAATTCGGATAGAAAAACTCGTCGTCTTTATTTTTCCATCACGTAGTCGTTTTACTTTTTAAGTATATTTTACAGTTGACGCGAAGAAACATGAAACCCGAGATAATTGGATTTGAATTTCGATATTAGAAGTCGAAAAcgtcgaggtttttttttatttttacacttCGAGAAGAGCAAAAACAAATCGTCTCGAAAGTTAGTTCAAAGGAACGCCTTATAAGATAGTTTTTAGCATTAAAACGTGGCACGTTTCGTTCTTCATTCGAGTTGTATCTTGTTTCTCATTTTACCTCATTTTAGTTCCAACTTTTTTATGCGAATAATCATCCAAGTttggttattttcaatttagccACCATAAAGATATTTCAAATATAAAGGACGATTATGCGAAGATGTTTTCAAGGTAATGAGATGAACTTGAGCAGGGAATAACTACAAAGGAAAATTCAGCAACCAAATAGATTGATTCTGCCAGCAATTAAAATGCTCTAACGGCGAGACAAACAGGCAACTCatcattttcactaaaaaagtatatttgggaaccccctccctcccaaaaaaaacataaatttcaaaaaaaaatcgtaattttagattttcaaaaattttccaaaaaaaacaatttaggtAGCTGAAATTTCGAAGATGAGTACATCAGATcatatttttcccaaaatttttctcgaaaaattgtcaaatcgtCTTCCAAACCCCCCGAACTCCACTCCTTGCTCGCCAACAACTTCGCAGGTCTCAATTACCCTGAAAATCACGAAAACTCTACCATCTATTCACTCAATACCCATTTTACTCTAACAACAATTCAGATACGGAACTGGCGAAGACGAAGACGAGAAGAAGGAgagtaaaaaaaacgaaatgattTACTTTTatcgtttcttttcttttcttctcattgaaaaaaagtacaattccAGGCATTCATTTTACTCGCGTTGAGCATCGTCGTACACTTAGGTAATTTAAACAGACGATCGTAAAATCTATAGTAAAATATTCGACAAGATGTTGTACTACGAGTATTGCTGCTTTACTCAGCTTTCAATTGTTATCGTTTCCAACCAAATCTTTATcaaaagggtaaaaaaatattttaacggtattggaattttaaattgaaattattgaaaggTTTTATTGTTGATAAGAGCACCGAGCGAATAAAAAGGTTGAGAGGTATTCTATTTTCTGTACTTTTTCAGTCCCAGatcctttcttttttctcgcAGTATGTTTTACTTCACCTGTTCAGCCGCTTTCGAGTTAAGATCTTATTTATTCTATTTGTTCGTTACAACattgtaagaaaatttttccactcgTGTTTATTCGATGATTAAACAATTCGCCGAGGTGTTGGGAGAATTTTCGAATAGAATTCAATCGAATTCGTATTGGCAATACGTACAACACGGGTAAGCTTACTTGtggataagtaggtaggtatgaataGGCAGGTGTGCTgcgaagaaaataattttaaacgaaaattatTCCCTGTTGATTTGAATTTCCTGCTAAAAAGAAAGTTATTTGGAAATTCGTATgcttagtttattttttcaatattttgagccACGGAGGCAAACATTCTCTTccttttataaaataattccatttagatgaaaaaaaaaaaatcataaggaaactttttgattttattactcAGCTTTGAAACGCCATAGCAGTTTGAATATTCAATTTCGTTGAATTACTGtaagtacaactttttttactgtatttttcaGCCCGGATGAAAGAAGGTTGGGCAAATGAAAATTCTGCTTTGGTTCGATTTCCGAAGACTTCCTCGAATTCGAAAGCGTTTGATTTTAAAGAATGTATAAAATATATAGGCCTATAtctaatttaaatgaaaaaattaatacagaATATCAGTTCTTtgagaatttcagaaaatgagcTTTTGAATAAGTtctcaaaattattctcaaatctGGAGAGTGGAAttacaattttatgaaatttcggtgCTTATTCAGGGACTCAGAGGGcttgtattttttattcaagtttggAAGCTCATTCAGGGCTTGTGATTGTACCTACtcgatttatttttccaaaaaaagtaattaaaaagtaaccaaaaaagttacaagacgtaaaaaaacaacagaaaattttaacaataggtaactatgaaaaaaattaccatcagaTAATAAACATTCTAATTGAAATCCAGCAATGAAACTCGATTATTAGGTCGCTTTAGGATGCACATGTtacaaatgaaagaaaaagtttcaaaattaacgctatcaatttttttttttttttagaaaaaccaaaaattgatagagaATGTTTTTTGTGCTTTTAGGGCCTTtcgtcatatttttcatttttccaagcggatattttggaaaaatttaccccccccccccattctgAAGATTGAAAGGAAACTAAACAAATCTAATCTTTGAAAaggtgcatttttgaaactttaggATTTGAATCCTTTTTTAATGGACTCACCATCAGTATTGATTTTGAGGGCAAATGGTTATCACCTCTGATTTTGATACCCACAAGTACCACGTTATTGAACTTCATgtgatttatttcaattcaacaaGACCGAGTACCGAAAATTCTgccttttcgagaaaaaaaatgaattagaaatGTTTGGTTGAATAGAAGAACATCGTGAAAAACTCAGCTTGGAAATTACTCATCGAAAAACAGACCATATTCCAATTACAATCGTCATCATTAGCATAAATAAGCCACTCACATCACACACACaaccaatatttttcatgtaccAATACAATTGATACGACGTAAGCGACTATTTACCAATGCCAAgtacacaaaaaattgaaaaaaaaagttcttgaaTTTCATCAACGATGCACTATTACAAAAAGTTAGTTCAAGTACCACATAATGATACTTATTCCGTCGTTGGTAATACTTCTCCTGAGTTTTCTCATGATTCAGGTAAGCTCCACAAACTCATGCAGCATGCACATTTAATCACATATAAGGTACATCGTACCATGAAAAAAAGCATTGAACGTAAGTAATGTTtccatgatgaaaattttcccagaGCGAATTGATCAACGACCCAACGATAAAACCTTCAAAGGATTTTTCAGCCAAGGCTGACGCAGAAGTTGTAGCAGCCggagataagaaaaaaattgctcacatGATATTTCATCGAACTTAcgacgaacgaaaaaaaatccaagattattacgaaaaaaatataggacCTCAGTCACACCTCAAGTTAATGGACGCGCTCAAGGCTACCGCTGACCGAGATAGATTGAAAGGTTTATACGGTATGGTATTGGAGCCTGCAGAGGAAATATTGGCAAGTTCCCTCCACGATAACATCAATCAATCATGTCCAGAAATAGGAGCCTTAGAGGAAATTGTCTGCGCCAATGATAAAGAAATGAAGGATCGcataaacaaaaaatatcaagcAAGTAAGTAATCTAACAATATTTCCatacgtacctacattattttatacttacaaaaaaCATACCCAAATACTTATTCAACTACATACTTACAATAatttaattcttaaaaattttaaactccaAGTGTACGGAAAACCCGTCGAGGAAGAATTGTCGTGGATACAAGCACAAGATCAAGATTATCAAAAAGCGATTGTCAAATATTGCTGGGTAAGTGAAAAGAAAAAGTGTGTACAATGAATCGATTAAAACGATGcaaaatgaagttgaaactTGTGTACAGAAAGGTCTATGTCAAGATCAGAAAATTACTCCACAAGATGTGGACAAAGAAGCCCAAGCATTACGAGATATCCATCCCAAAAAACGTGCGCATTTTTACTTCAACTAAAATGACGAAGTTCTAGTAGTCTCATTGCAGATAATCATCTCATTTCACAGAAAAAccagaattgaaaaacaaacttATCGAGCTATTAGATAAATATTGCGAACCagacctcaaaaaaatttttcaaaaatatcgtaaaGATGATAACGGTATCGACGATGCTGTAAATGATTCATTTGAAATTGACGGAGAGCGAAGAGCTTACTACTATTTAGGTAACCTCATACTTGAGACATATCGTAACAAAATATTAAGACTTCCTTTATTTCttcgtttttaaattattttcggGGGGGGGGCTGGGAGCTCCTCAATCTGCACCAGGCGGATCAGAAGTGAATACCTACCTGGTAAAAGAAACTcgttaaaaatgttcaaatactaagtccattttttactcttttttttttggttagtgaactcattcattcattcattcgcgaatcatctaattttttttaaacgtccAACTTTACAGTAAGATCCATAGAAGATATTTGCAAACTTTATGCTTTTGAGTTACGACACGCAGCCGATGATGCAACCGATATCCACACAGATAAAATCAACAGAATAGTTTTGAGTAGGTGCGAACGAGATTTATTCTGTATCCAGAAGGCTTACCACGATAAAGGCTACGCCACATTTACGGCTCGTTTAGCGGTGAGAACATTATAAAAAGAGTCACCCGGATAAGATAAGTGAAATACCCCTGTTCCTGGATTTGggaaattatgatggattattgttggaaaattcggtgagttcaaaattgaaaaaattcaaaaattggtaaaaaaaatcgaaaaatcaacttagaACAACTAGGGACATGAATTTGTGACAGAGGCATTTCCCCTATCTTACCCAGGAATGCCCTTTATACGTACATCTAAGTATAAGTATGggattatttttcttaatttactGACGATTATTCTGTAGCATAAATCGGcagttgaaaatatgaatgGTGATGGAGAAGGAGACTCTTTATACACGGAAAGCATGCGATACCTTTTAGGCAAGCCGTAATTGTGCACTCCATTTATCTCAGACAGCCAAATACTCGACACCAAGTATTGTAATCAATTCATTTCCCTTCACCTCAATAATTTTAGAAGTAAGACTAATTCAACTACATATATAAGATCATCTTCATGCCAATCGATTTTCAGAACGATTCAGCCAGTAAAATGAATATCAACAAATAATAAACATGTTTAAACACTTGCTTCGTTTTCATTAGGTTTTTCCACATTCTCAAAGGctcaaactcatttttttttttttttgatagtacCCAAGACaactcaaaaaagtaaccaaaaaagtgacaaaatatgGGCAAAACCTTTTgataatgcagaaaaaaatcaccaaaaaaacagagcttttcgtttttaatgaaaatctaaaaatagaactcgatagaaacttgtaaaaacaattttagaaattggcaggattttttggcaagtgttcaaaaagtgatcctttttttgcaattattatttttgtcaaaaaagtggattttgcaactttttgatttaaaaaaaaatcaagatttttttggaaagttaaGGCAACAAGTGAGAATTGGGCAGTTTCtggaaaaaagcgaaactttatGATAATTTCTCAGCAGAAGAAATgttctttttagaaatttctggtaaaaaagtGACACATGAGCGagatt
This region of Planococcus citri chromosome 5, ihPlaCitr1.1, whole genome shotgun sequence genomic DNA includes:
- the LOC135848381 gene encoding annexin A1-like, encoding MVQCELINDPTIKPSKDFNAKTDAETVAAGHEKDIARMIFHRTYAERKEIADYYDKNTSSQSGKSFIKAIIASSSETSLDALYIMALVPADEILANCLHDNIHHKHSPEVGAIEEIVCANDKGMKDLINKKYQTRFGKSVEDELARFKEDDKAYQDVIQKYCWKGLCQDKKITPEDADKEAKALRNISPKKKQTDFKNKLIELLDKYCELDLKQIFQKYRQGDDGIDGAVGDAFEVDRQRRAYYYLVRAIEDICQLYAFELRHAADDASHMHLDKINRIVLSRCERDLFCINKAYRDDGYDTFTSRLAVIIYRIFAHSYTAVA